CTATTCTTAGTGATTGGATGAACTCAAAGTTACGCCTGGAGCTGGAAGTGGACGAGGACCAAGAGGAACTGACTGATTCAAGTAACAAAGAAAGTCCAGAGAAGACAGCAACACTGAGCTACAACAATTTTGAAGGTGCTGATTTTTCTCATATAAGAAATAAAGCAGCACAGAATTGGCAAAACACAAAAGTGTGATTaaattgatatacagctctggaaaaaattaagagaccacttaagtttctgaatcagtttctctgattttgctatatatttctatatattgcttataggtttatgtttgagtaaaatgaacaatgttgattcattctataaactacggacaacatttctttcaaattccaaaaaaaatattgtaatttagaacctttatttataaaaaatgagaaatggctgaaataacaaaaaagatgcagagcttttcagagttcagaaatcaatatttggtggaataactctggtttttaatcacagtttttatgtatcttggcatgtcctcctccaccagtcttacacgctgcttttggataactttatgctgctcctggtgaaaaaattaagcagttcagcttgatttgatgacttgtgatcatccatcttcctcttgattatattccagaggtttctatttggtaaaatcaaagaaactcatcatttttgcaGTGCTGTATATTAGGATCTGAAGAATTCTagtaaaacacatatattattgCCCTCATCCCTCAATTCATCTCCCTCCccttctctctttatctttccctTTAGATATGTACTCTCGTCTCGCACAGGAAGACGAGAGTTTTGAGGTAAACAATTTCCTCCAGGACCTGATGGAGAGAGAAGTGTTGGATTCTGGGGAAGTGGAGGGTCTCAGGCTGGAcacagaagtagagagaaaacgcAGGGACCCCGGCCTCACCATGCAGCTGCGTCATCAGCAGGTGAAGGAGAGGCGTTTGAGGAGAGATGCAGAGCGGGAGAAGCATCACAAGGAGCAGGAGGTAAAGAAGGAGGCCAGAGAGGAGGCGCAGCGGCTGGAGCGTGAGGAGCAGAGGAGGAGGAAGCTGGAGGCCCGTAAGCAGGAAGAGCTTATACAGCAGGAGATGATACGACTGCGTCGGCATCTGGAGGACAAGAGGAACATGGAGCAGCTTGCACGAAAGATGTACAGCTGATCATTATATCTCTATTGTGAAAGTGtggccaaatatatatatttatattatttacctATAATTTTGTTTTTGTCTATAGAACTAGGAGGGTAACaagtagctaacaagtaattgaGGCTTATGTTCCACCAATTTTTAATAGACAAACTGCAGTGCTAAATGATCCCACATACTGTAGACAGACTCATATATGCACTGACACTCTGTGCTATACAAGCGTATACAGTATACAAAGTCTAAAATTATACAATCTAAATATTCAAAGTGATGTCctgaatacactgacatgccagaactCATGGGATCGTCATATATATAGACCCTGTAGTGTTACCTCAGAAAATGGCTTAGGAACCCCCTGTATATACGTTTTGAAGTCTTATCTAGTGAGTGAGACTAAAACTGTCttgtgtgctcatgacaaggagATGTGAATTGTCAAGTTCAAGAAATGTCTTATAGTATGTTCCAGATGGATTtccaaagtttgtgagcttttatcATTCAAGACAAAAGACAGGGTCAAAATTCTTGTATTTGTCTCCCAAGggaatttttttgtttaaaaagaggGCATGCTACAATACAATAAGACAGACCTAGACAACAACATGTGACcaaaaacaatattattacaGTACATCAATAACTTAAAATGCATTGCATTTTTGTACTTCTACAAAATCCCACATCCCCCTAAAACAAGGGTACAGTCAGACCTCGACTTAACTGACAGTGGTACAAACAAGTTGTTGTACCTGTTATGCCTGCACATAGGAACCCTGTATCTCATACCTGAATTCATAAACTGATACTCAGGATATAGCTCATGTGTATTATCAGATACAGTGTTtatagcctgtctgcatatcgcCTGCACCAGCAGCTACTGCAGTCTAAGCGGGCAGGGATCTTAGAATTGATTAAGTCTGATTCAAAAAATGATTAATTCTAGAGCACACACTGGTCACTTGTGTTCTTTAGCTCAGATCACTCTCTATGTTAACTGACTGAGATATTTAAAAGAGCTCACCTTGATCAACAGCGTCATGTGTGTACTGGAAATACATCATAAAAAgcaataccacccacagtggacagtgcagtttgTGGGAATTAATGTGAATTGTCTATGTGAACAGACAATATGAAAAATTGCACCATATTAAAAGCAGAAGACTCTACATAAATATCTTGCAGGTCAGTGCAggattctttagcttccatgggagtGAGCAGaggtcatgggacacaatattagttGCTCTCACATGACTTTTTGGAATATGTGTGCACTAGTGTCACAAAGTAGACTAAGCCTACAATGTTTAGTCCCTGTCTGTAACAACAACTCTACAACTCAACAAACAATTGGGATGCTTAAATTGTTATTTGTATGGTTAAAGGGTTAATCAGATTAATGTAAAATCATTTGATCTTTGccaaattgacaaattttgtctttttattgagGAACAGAATCACAGAAATTCTGTAGTTAAGACACAATGTTTTTAGCAAATGCTTATGCACAGTCTTTCTACACTGTCTTTCTTAACATAAAACCTTAAAAAGCATCAGTGTGGCAAGGTCTCAGACCTTGATTAGCAAATCAGGCCTGAGGCATGTCTCAGATTGTAATTAGGAACTGTCAGCTGATATAGACAAGCCAGATGGCTGCTGTGGTCTGatgaatttagattttttaacattaatccaattatattattataatgtattttaacttgTCAGAGCCTCTTAGTTTGCTGTTAGTAATCATGAGCTGATCTGGACTGATCTACAGTAGCTAGGATGCAagggaaatgttttatttttagccTAACAATGGCTTTAAACAACACCAGTATAGATTGTGTAATCTACACCTACACAATCTACTAAATAAAGGGGATTATGGTTGTCCTTTATTACTGATGAACAGGGAACGAGAGAGGCTGGAGACCCAGCGTGCCAGTGAACGCTCTGGAATGCTGAAGTCTGCCTCTGTCACAGAGAAGCAGCTGCAATGTAGAGAACAGGAGATGGAGGCGAAAGCACACATTCTCAATCTGCAGGTTAGCAAATGCATTTTATTGACTGATACCTTTACCTTTCTACctttacttttactgtatttGGTATTAGGATATCACTGCAATGTCAGTGAACAGTTTCTGATGTTAATGTTTGTTTTCCAGTGCATACAAAAGCATTTCTCTGCCTGGTACTCAGTTGTTCTGGAAAAGAGGGTCCGACTGGGTAAAGCAGCAGCTCTCTGTGATTGGAGGAGGCAACTAAGGGCGTGGCGGGCATGGCGAGCACTTGTATGGGtgaagagagaggaaagagaggctGAAAGAACAGAGGAGGAACTGAGGATGGAGAACAGGCAGGAcaatctacacacaaacacacacacacacacacacacacacataatgcaCATGCTGTGTGATAAAGGCTAACTCTGGGCTGCTACTGCTCAACAGATATGCATTTGAATAGTACGGAAAATCATTAAATTATTTAGGAACAACTTAAATATGTTCACATATTGTTTTAGTGCCATGTACTGGTAAAAGAACGAGCTGCGATTCAAAGCCTAGTCTGCAGCCAAGTCATAGAAACCTGTTCCAAACTGAAGGAGCTTTCTCTTCTAGTTAAGAAATGCGGCTGAGGTTAGGGGCATTttgaaggacgcagctgatgtatttTCCATGGCCCTGGTTACCCACAATTCAGTGTGTACATACAATGTGCagggtaaaagaaaataaaaaccaaACCCTCTGTAGGAGATTTTgtttaaagatgtttaaaaagtttttttattaaataataaaattatatatttttgaaatttaTTTATCACTTAATCCAGGTGGAATGATTTAAACAAGGGATGTGTAGAATCTAATGATTGCTTCCttagtttttttaaggtttttcttaaggtttttttttttgcctatccCTTTAATTTTATCTATTATGTAACCCCTTCAAATCTAGAGGTTTCATTTATGAGCCATGCATGTGAATgtacatatattaaataataaagtgtACACAAAAGACTATTGCTATCAGCATCCGGAGTCTGAGAAAGAACAATTTGCCTTGTTCTCTTAGGGGCAGATAGTGGCACTCTCTTCCCATATCACTCCCAGAGTTGAGTCGATGCGCTTTTctccaaatgtgctggctgcCCAGTCATGGTGCATAAGTGGAGATTCataaagaggcggtggctgactttacacgTGTTGAAAGTATTTCTAGCCTTGTTAATAGTAGTAAATAGTTATAACCTGTTTACATTTAGCATAAAATTGAAGGTCTGTTTTCgatcagtgtttttttcttttctttttttttttttttcccaccaatttaccacagccaattacccaacccactcattaggaccccccctatcaccagtaatgccccAAGACACcagaagagtgaagactagcacatgcttcctctgaaacatgtgaagccagacaccgcttcttttcaagctttGCCGAGTAGGctgtgcacttggaggaaagcgcagcggctcggttctgatacatcagcttacagatgccctgtgctgcagacatcaccctttagtgatgtggggagagagcatcatctacccacctggaggtagcagggccaattttgctccctctgagtgcctcCCGCTCAGCGCTTTAGATCGCTCGACCACCCGGCAACATCCATGCTGCAATGAATAtcacttgatttattttttccctttagaAAAAATCTGCAATTATTCAGTCACCAGAATTAAGTAAATTTTTTATTATGTAGAAATTGTGTctagtttaattcattttaattgtcAATATATGGTACATGGTACGTTCAGAACTGCAATGTAAATGTACGACTTTTAGTAAAGTTGTGAATGGAACGCTCACAGCAACACTGTAAGAAAGACACTTGGGGGGAAAAGTACTTAAAGTCACTTTGCAAATTCAAACTCTTTGCTTGGAGCAAGTCTGAGGCGTTCGCTTCTCTAATGGATGTTTGCACTTTAAGCCACAAAGGACTCTGACAGGAACAACAGGAAACCTCAGCTAAACCCAGTGCCAGCACTGCAGGCCTGTAGCAGTCATCTCAGCTTTTGTTTCAGGTGTGTTTGTTCTCTCATTAGGCGCTGTCAGGTCGCGGAGGAGAGTGACCGAAGGCGGCTTTTGAGGCGCTCTCTGAATGACTGGCGTTTGTGGTGCCGAATGGAGAAGGAGCGCAAAGATCTGCTCAAACAGAAGGAGGAAACCCGGCGCAAAATGGTGGCCCTGATCACCGCAGCAACTTCTGGGAAACTGAGCTCAGAGAACTGCACTGACTCACCGGTCACAGCAATACCTGATGTACCCATTAAACCTGAGAACCACATTCAACCTGTGAGTGAAATACATGCCTAATTATGCATATGTATAATATGCCTGGGTGGGGATATAATGGAATGTGCTATTTTAGCAGGAATACCAGGAAATGCAATGTAATATTCAGAATGCAGAATACAGAAATAATTGAACATTTATACATTTCTCAGTACAGTTATATTTTGAAAGGGCAGCCTTCAAAATACAGTGACGTATCAACACCTGTAGAgtaattgttgtgtttttttaactattttaaaataaaaaagcatatagCATAACTGCATgtagcaaacacacaaacagacgtCTGAACAAACATCTGCATGTCCTTCTAGAGcacgagtagactgataaatcactgtgctaatCAGGTATTTATCTTAGTCTTACTGAGCCCTCCTAAAGCTTGAGTACACTGACAAATATactgataattttttttgtattgtagaCTTGGGTATAAACCCAagttatttcatgttttgtctgctcaacttcatttcatttatcaCTGATTTCAACAGGTAATGTTTACACGTAATTGTAATCCTagtttggtacaaaagcagtatcaAGTAAAGGGTTCCTCAAAGAATGTTTGgaaaatatttgcatatttctccctctacattTCTGCCATGGTATGGGGTTGTGTCACTACACTTTTGTGATGCAAAAAAAGTCCCTGGAGGTCTTAGAGAACCACATTTGATCCTGGGACATCCAAGCATTTTTTCAAGTAAAACAACATGCTGCACACAAAAGCTTGTCAGTGGCAGAATAGTGTACTGATActagactggcctgcctgcagtcctgacctctCCCCAATAAAGAAtgtatgtaaaaagaaaaaacttaAACCACTTTATCGCTTGGTATCCTCCCTACTTTAACatcttttaagtgtttttatgcTAGTAGGAATGTCAACATTACATTAGAATTACAACAGTAAGTTATTTATCCCACCAGTTTTGGAATGTGTAACAGTCCTAAAATGCagtaatggatgtatattaataaatgaaatgaagttgaccagacaaaacatgacatatcttgggttcacactgtctgaatttaactaaaagttaaaataaatgtaagaaacagtGCCTTTTCCATACTGTCTcaacttttttctgatttgggattgtAACTCACAAAACACAAAAGGCACAAGAATGTAGGTTTAATGAGGGTCTCTTGGTGCATTTACTAAAATGTGTCCTACTTTAGCTGAGCTGATAAGACAGGTGGTAGCAGTCGTGCTTGGGGGAGTGTGGGAACTGCTGTGGACAGAATTTATTAGGAATGTGTCTCATCAAAATGTGTTCTAATTGCATCCTAAAAGTGcaatatatactgtgtatatatactagtgcatcttaaaaaatttgAATAGCattgaaagttactttatttcagtaattcagatcaaaatgtgaaactcatatgtgtgtattacacacagagtgatctattttaagcgttcatttcttttattattgatgattaagGCTTCCAGACAATGAAAATCCGAAAATCAGtctctcaggaaattagaatattatataaagaccaattggtatttttggcagtgggccaagtcctgctgaaaaatgaaatctgcatcttcataaaagttgtcagcagagggaaaaatgaagtgctgtaagatttgctgggaaaacactgcctttgactttagacttgataaaacactgtggatcaacaccaacagatgacatgactctccaaacatccctgattgtggaaacttcacacaagacctcaagcagcttggactgtgtgtctctccactcttcctccagactcacatctgctggtgttggaccactgtgttctatcaagttcaaagtcatgTGAATTTTCGAAGattgagtgaggcctgatggtGGCTGCCAGGTGGATTTAACCtatatataatcaagaagaagaaggatgatcacaagccatcaaaccaagctgaactgctccaggagtggcataaattatctaaaagcagtgtgtaagactggtggaggagaacaaagtaagatgcatgaaaactgtgattaaaaaccaggattattccaccaaatattgatttctgttttctttgcattatttgaggtctgaaagctctgcatcttttttgttatttcagccatttctcattttttgcaaataaatgctctaaatgacaatagtttttttatggaatttgggggaaatgttgtccatagtttatagaataaaacaacaaactgaagtggtctcctattttttttccagagctgtatacatgcaTATATCAATATACAGCTATGCAGTTCATACACAGAGTCAAAGAGTTTGTTGAAGCAAAcctttatatgtattttttcgaACTAAGGACTCATAAAAACCTTTGAGTGTTTCTCAGCTATTTTTTGACTGTTTTCCCTTTGGCAGTGCGCAGCCACACAGGTTGTGAAACGAATGAGCtaatgaacattttaaaaaccaAATCTACAAGGTAATATACTGTTGTATAATTAAAGTATTGTGGTTTTATATTGGGTGTATCTGAATTATTTATGCATAGCAGAAGTTACCAAAGAGTTACTCACCTTGTTTGACACTTTGCTTGTATTTCATCTTTGCAGCACAGCAGGAAAAAAACTTTCCCTTGTTGAATATTCAAAGGCCATAAGAATTGTCCCTCCTGACTTTGTTAGTGTACCCGAACAAATGTTTTGAGAGCGAGTGAGATAAAGCGGAGACGTGGAGGACGGAGTTAATTAAACTGAAAATAACAGAGTAAAAGGGACGGTCGATAGTGCAGACGTATGAGTTTTACTTTGTCAACTCCCCCACTGCGTAATTATGCATGCCCTCGAGCCTCAACACTAAAGAGATACTGTATGATGCTAATAAAGGATTTTTATATTAGGCTCCAGAGGCCGCACTGAGGTGACAATTCACAAGGTCTAACACGGTTTcaccacatttacatttactgcacTTGGTTGATGCTCTTATCTAGAGCAACTTGCCTAAGGATCTTAatggtgtagtgtggtgtgtttgCTCAGCTGGGGTATTGTGCTAAGGAGAGGGCATAGTTAATAACCACAGTGCTGAAAAAGCTACAACCTGTTCACCCATAAAATTTCTTTTCTCAGACTCAGCTACCACTAGAAAGAACTACCTCAGCTCCTGCTCCGTCCACTTTGACTGACAGGAAGGCATCTCCTCCAACTCAAGCCTGGCAGGTGACACGCCGTCACGCTGCCCTCTCACCGGCCGAGCTTCATCAGGCTCATCAGAGGCAGCCCCCGAACAATGCCCCCCGCTGTCAGAGTGCAGAGGTAATGGTGGtaattttttaaaatcagtatttcagtatttacTATCTACACATCACTGGTTTTCTGACCAGCCAAGACCAAGATATTTGGTGTCTAATCTTGCCTTCCTAAGTGTTAGCTAGCTTATGTAGCTGAATATGATACAGTGCAAAAGTCAAATACCACccttttttggtttatttaattaCTAAATTTGCCATTAAGTGTATTATATTCTGAGGAGAATAGACCTCTTCTTTAGGGAAATGAGAATCAAAAGAAAGTACACAAATATTAACCTGGTTTCCAGAAAGTAAGtttcaaaaatgattaaatgataCAAAGAAAATGAGACCCCTGACAAATGTACAAGACCTGTTAGACCACCTGCACTGCCCTTTCAGATGAACAAcacttaaaagtttttttttatatttgacagACTGAAAAAAGTTAAGCTCCATTCTCACTTCAGAAATGGCAGAGAAATCCACTTCCATTTTTAAATATCCACAAATGCTTCTGTCTATTCTTCCATTGTGTGCTGACGTATCAAAACTGACAGGTTGTTGAGCTGATCAAGGAGctatttctaaaaaaagaaaacaaaagatcCTTCAATCAAATCAAACTGCTAAAACTGCTGCTTTTTCTAAACAAAAGGCTGACCTCCCCAGAGCTCACACCTCTGGATCAATGTGTTCAAAATGACATGAAGATCGAAAAGCAGAAAATTCTTGACCTTCAAAGACTGAACTTTGCAAGAGTGTAAAAATCTCCTAAAAGAAAGCTGTAGATATACAGTAGTGAATTTATAGTAAGGAAATAGTAAAACTGTACATATTGTACCTAAAGTTAAAGGTATAGCTGTGGACACACCAGTTCTTGAGGCTTCTGTCATTTTTCTGTAAATATGTCGCTTTTTCTTACACTGAAAAGTTAATCAGTTGAGATTAAAGCAGCTTTATGTATGTAATATTTTTcctaaaaatacttaaatttatGTTGATAATCCACTGGCCTATAATAGGGAACTCCAGTAGGATAATCTAAAATCCTCTTCTGCCCTATTCCTCATGCCTATTTCACTTTGATTGTTGGTTCTGTATCTCTTAGCCTGTCCAgaaatatatgtgtaaaatataaagtGCAAATGCCTCAAAGAAAGATGAAGTAATCTCAGATTTCCATGTGTCAAGATTTCATAACTTGTTACTTGCTACATTATCTTTGAATCTATAGTGCAGAACTTAGGAAGCACACCTCAAACGTCAAACATATCTGGCTGATGgaaaatatttgaaataataGGACAGAAATTGCTTTAAACAAATATTTAGTAACTCACACCTTTATATCTTGAAGCGAGGTGGCCGGTTTGAGCATCGTCACCTGGCGCAGCAGCAGACCATCGCTGAGCAGAGACGTCTTCTGAAAGAGCAGCAGGAGCTGATCTTGCATCTGCAGGAGAGGCAGAACTTTTTGGACTTTAGACAGGAAGCAGAGAGACATGCAGAGTCAGCAGTACCGCCCTTGAAAGTCCCGCTCAAACCTTCAGCAAGACACTGCATCACACAGAGCAGCACAGGTGGTGGAGAGACTGGGATAAGGTACTGTATCCTCATGAACTGATTCATgaagtgtgtgtctttgtgtgtttcaTGTATCTTTTATCAACAGGGTTTAAGAAAACttgcttaaaatagatttaaaaaaaaactggcgcctgtggtccagcggtctaaagcgctgccactatgagcaggaggtcacaggttcgaacctccGCTGATGCAGcagcttcaccctcctggtgtgtttgggcattactaatgatagggggagtcctaatgagtgggttgggtaattggccatgtaaattggagagttacatataaaattatttaaaaaatatttttgggtttattttggGATTAtttgggttattctaccaaaaataaaacacaggGATCCCTGAGGATATCACTAAAGGTGCAAAAGTCTAAGCGAAGATCTTGTCATTGGTTGATTGCTAAGTGCGATACTAATCAGTTCTGGGGCCTTTTAGCCTATATAACAGAACTAAACTGATGTAATTGTATTTTTCTATCGTAATTAGCTAGCCAATGATGTTGCATGAGCAGCAGTTAGGAAGATGCTGTCGCTAGTTTCATGTAATTTAAAGGAAGCACATGCTAGCCTTCATGCTCCCCAAACCAGTAGCATCAAGTGGTGGATGACTCCTAGTCTTATCTCCTAGATGAGTATTGGATTGATATCAGCGGTTGTACTAATAGTAACTGTACTGTAGTGTTTCTGTGGCAGAAGACCAGGCAGGATAGCCTTCACCTGCCTCACACATCAACAAATGTGatgaatttttaaaaaagtaactgTAAAATAGTGGATTGAATGAAAAAGTTAGTAACAGTTTCCAGTCTCAGTGCACAAATTAACCTGCAAGACATTAACATTTAAAGACAGATGtatgaataatattaatacagtttAGCAAAGTTATTCAGATTCAATCTtcataaaattctatttaaaaaaaagatttactaaACTTACATTGTCATAAAGTAAAAACAGCAAACTGGGAACTAAAATTTAGGGACCCAACTCTACTTATTGTTCCCCTCTGTTacccagctcccctgctggtggccagtggtgcagcactgcccatcacacatACCTTTAGTACAAAACCAAAGACTCTAACTTTGGACTTTCTAAAAATGCATTGGCTGATTAAATGCATTCAGGGTAAAACGATAAAATATgtgtaaatcagatttttgctgtaAAAACTGTCTCTGTTGGAAAGCGTAGACAATGAGATTATATCCAGATTGATCAAAACCTCTTTTATATGCCTGTTTTGTATAAGAAAGGAATTCATTAAGAGGGAGGCCATTGTTATCTGCTTGAATTCATTAGAGCTGATGCCTCATTGCTTTGTGTGAGAGAGTTTTTGCTAAGGTAATCTCACATTTTATAATTCCAGTTCAAATGGAACCTCAAGGGCAGACACCTCTAATCACACAAATCCCAAAGTCACAGCCAGTCGCCCAGTGGCCCCTCACCCGGCTGTGAGAGGTAAGATTTGCATACactcacatactgtacacacacacacacacacacacacacacactcacacacacacacaggcacacgtCCAGTAAGCTGAAACAGAGCTGCCAGTGTGGTGACAGCACAGCTCCTCTCGagcttttctgcagtaaaataatccACAGGACAAGTCACTGCCTCTGAGGCTGAATTTAGTGCCATGTGGGAGGACTGAGAATAGAAGAGGTAGTTTAGCCATGCAGGCCATATGAGGGCTCATAGGTGTGAGCGTGAAAAATGTAACACCCTTCATCGGCTTAAGAGGTATAAATCTTAAACATCTTGCATTCGCCCAAACACTGATTACACCCACTCTCAGTTTCACTCCCCACTGATGACCTGAATAAAGCCCAATCAAAATACTGATTGCAAGCACACGCTCTACTACTcaaatcttaaaatatatatatccaatGAATTCATTATTTTCATGGGCAAGTCCCGTATAACTTTAGTGCCAAGCGatgaaagttattttttattaatgttaactttttaataatattaactgGTGATCACATCTCTAGGAACAAATTTTCTTTTTACCGCTGTTTTTCCAAGAAAATATTAAACATCATCTAAAAAAATCCTGCAGATTCTTAAAATAGACTtaaataaaatgtctaaaatagaACTTAATGCTATTAGAGGTATTACATGATTATATAATaccacataaatacataaatctttgatatattacatattaaatatgtttagtaCAGCCACCAAAATGAAAAACTAGAGGAACTGGAAATAAATATATGGAAATCCTGCACATATCCATCTCAAATCCTAATTTATCAGTGTCATGCAAGCCTTGTATccccaaaatagcaactttacaagagaagaaAAAACTTCTAATCTTTCTATGCAAGTCagtggaaaaagattttattccaagtcagtTTAAAGCGTTTctattgtgtttccatttatcagACTTGAACACCATGTAAAGACTAAACACATTATAAATCAAACTatatcaaaaagtaaaataaaacccagcaaaaatgaagatacaCATCTTTTGTCTGACAGCGAcaatttattatacaatataattaaataattgtgaagtgaagtTTAATTAATATGAACAGTATTGCAGGTTcgtcagagagatagagagtcgATGCTTCTTATGGACTCCATAAATTTGATCttgtctcagtctctctctctcgtcttctCTTATCAGCTATGGAGGAGCGGGCACAGCTCCGTGCGGAACGACGGAGAGAAGTGGAGGAGATGAAGAAGAGGCGAGAGGAGGATAAGCTGGTGAGTGTACAGATGAGTGCAGACAGTATTGAGTTTGTATTCAGGTGGTTTATTCTTTGAAGTACCTTCATCCTGCACATATTGCACATATATACTCTGACATTTACATTTCAGCTTAGAAATAATACACAATTCTAAGCTAAAAATTTT
This genomic interval from Astyanax mexicanus isolate ESR-SI-001 chromosome 1, AstMex3_surface, whole genome shotgun sequence contains the following:
- the ccdc191 gene encoding coiled-coil domain-containing protein 191 produces the protein MTHPAHKPNIFTWKRLTKTPSSNKVQLTDGDINQWMKRVEMASEFAVSEVFSPQKVHTAKLSQAVALQSMEQLQDHDDAYSEAQAILSDWMNSKLRLELEVDEDQEELTDSSNKESPEKTATLSYNNFEDMYSRLAQEDESFEVNNFLQDLMEREVLDSGEVEGLRLDTEVERKRRDPGLTMQLRHQQVKERRLRRDAEREKHHKEQEVKKEAREEAQRLEREEQRRRKLEARKQEELIQQEMIRLRRHLEDKRNMEQLARKMERERLETQRASERSGMLKSASVTEKQLQCREQEMEAKAHILNLQCIQKHFSAWYSVVLEKRVRLGKAAALCDWRRQLRAWRAWRALVWVKREEREAERTEEELRMENRRCQVAEESDRRRLLRRSLNDWRLWCRMEKERKDLLKQKEETRRKMVALITAATSGKLSSENCTDSPVTAIPDVPIKPENHIQPTQLPLERTTSAPAPSTLTDRKASPPTQAWQVTRRHAALSPAELHQAHQRQPPNNAPRCQSAERGGRFEHRHLAQQQTIAEQRRLLKEQQELILHLQERQNFLDFRQEAERHAESAVPPLKVPLKPSARHCITQSSTGGGETGISSNGTSRADTSNHTNPKVTASRPVAPHPAVRAMEERAQLRAERRREVEEMKKRREEDKLAQMKAAEEERLRQEEEEKRMAAERRKEERRQQKERELEKQKRIEREQKLLKQAQEHYKRSLLLHRGLAPWKRLLEKSRTNSQKAKDHHSHVLQRQCLLSWLQTAGDALAEKVACATQLYTNILLRRAFCNWKRFMHLQCILEAQADRFFRAQALRKGFTALLDHATHQRLLSWTKEQQAEEHNDRRLVRRCLSGWIRLPAALREERVREERRERLRRKVAEILPDFRSSPVDGLWSPAPSH